The following proteins come from a genomic window of Canis lupus baileyi chromosome 20, mCanLup2.hap1, whole genome shotgun sequence:
- the IWS1 gene encoding protein IWS1 homolog isoform X10, producing the protein MDSEYYSGDQSDDGGATPVQDERDSGSDVEDDVNEQHSGSDTGSVERHSENEPSDREDGLNKRHHVTDSENDDPSNLNASDSESEELQRQKDSDSESEEHAEPPASDSENEDTNQHGSDSESEETRKLPVSDSENEELLNGHASDSENEDVRKHPASDSEVEELPKSPASDSETEDALKPQISDSESEEPQQHQASDSENEELPKPRISDSESEELPKPRVSDSESEEPQRTQASDSENEELPKPRISDSESEDPPPRHQASDSENEELPKPRISDSESEGPPRHQASDSENEELPKPRISDSESEDPPRNQASDSENEELPKPRVSDSESEEPQKGPASDSETEDASRHKQKPESDDDSDGENKGEDTEMQNDSFHSDSHIDRKRIQSSDSEEEEPKRPKIESDEDEEKVGEEEKVAKRKAAVLSDSEDEEKASKKSRVVSDADDSDSDVISDKSGKREKTLASDSEEEVGKEELSDKKNEEKDLFGSDSESGNEEENLIADIFGESGDEEEEEFTGFNQEDLEEEKSETQVKEAEDSDSDDNIKRGKHMDFLSDFEMMLQRKKSMSGKRRRNRDGGTFISDADDVVSAMIVKMNEAAEEDRQLNNQKKPALKKLTLLPTVVMHLKKQDLKETFIDSGVMSAIKEWLSPLPDRSLPALKIREELLKILQELPSVSQETLKHSGIGRAVMYLYKHPKESRSNKDMAGKLINEWSRPIFGLTSNYKGMTREEREQRDLEQMPQRRRMNSTGGQTPRRDLEKVLTGEEKALRPGDPGFCARARVPMPSNKDYVVRPKWNVEMESSRPGILKKGLSRLEKHKRRFAEQKRLSKVHRAVKFSIEGNRMPL; encoded by the exons AATGAACCTAGTGATCGAGAAGATGGCCTCAACAAAAGACACCACGTGACAGATTCTGAGAATGATGATCCCTCAAATCTTAATGCCAGTGACTCTGAAAGTGAGGAGCTTCAAAGGCAAAAGGACAGTGACTCTGAATCTGAGGAGCACGCAGAGCCTCCTGCAAGTGATTCTGAAAATGAGGACACTAATCAGCATGGGAGTGACTCTGAGAGTGAGGAGACCAGGAAGCTACCTGTCAGTGACTCTGAAAATGAGGAACTTCTTAATGGGCATGCAAGTGACTCAGAAAATGAAGACGTTAGAAAGCATCCTGCCAGTGATTCAGAGGTGGAAGAGCTCCCCAAAAGTCCTGCCAGTGACTCTGAAACAGAGGATGCTCTAAAACCTCAAATCAGTGACTCTGAGAGTGAGGAACCCCAACAGCACCAAGCCAGTGATTCTGAAAATGAGGAACTTCCCAAACCTCGAATTAGTGATTCTGAAAGTGAGGAGCTTCCTAAGCCTCGGGTCAGTGACTCGGAAAGTGAGGAGCCTCAGAGGACTCAGGCCAGTGACTCTGAAAATGAGGAGCTTCCCAAGCCCCGTATCAGTGACTCAGAAAGTGAGGACCCGCCGCCAAGGCACCAAGCCAGTGACTCAGAAAACGAGGAGCTTCCCAAACCCCGTATCAGTGACTCAGAAAGTGAGGGTCCCCCGAGGCACCAAGCCAGTGACTCAGAAAATGAGGAGCTTCCCAAACCTCGGATTAGTGATTCGGAAAGTGAGGACCCCCCAAGGAACCAGGCCAGTGATTCAGAAAATGAGGAGCTTCCCAAGCCCCGAGTCAGTGACTCTGAGAGTGAGGAACCTCAGAAGGGACCTGCCAGTGATTCCGAAACTGAGGATGCCTCCAGACACAAACAGAAGCCAGAGTCAGATGATGACAGTGATGGGGAGAATAAGGGAGAGgatacagaaatgcaaaatgacTCCTTTCATTCAGATAGCCATATAGACAGAAAAAGGATCCAGAGTTCTGACAGTGAGGAGGAAGAACCCAAAAGGCCAAAAATTGAAAgtgatgaagatgaagaaaaagtaggagaggaggagaaggtagCAAAGCGAAAAGCTGCTGTGCTTTCTGATAgtgaagatgaagagaaagcat CAAAGAAGAGTCGTGTTGTCTCTGATGCAGATGACTCTGACAGTGATGTTATATCAGACAAATCAggcaaaagagagaagactctaGCATCTGACAGTGAAGAAGAAGTAGGGAAAGAAGAGTTGTctgataagaaaaatgaagagaaggatCTATTTGGGAGCGATAGTGAGTCGGGAAATGAAGAAGA aaATCTTATTGCAGACATATTTGGAGAATCTGGcgatgaagaggaagaagaatttaCA GGTTTTAACCAAGAagatttagaagaagaaaaaagtgaaaccCAAGTAAAAGAAGCAGAAGATTCAGATTCTGATGATAATATAAAGAGAGGAAAACA TATGGACTTTCTGTCGGATTTTGAGATGATGTTGCAGCGGAAAAAAAGCATGAGTGGCAAGCGCAGGCGTAACCGTGATGGTGGGACTTTTATTAGTGATGCTGACGACGTTGTGAGTGCCATGATTGTCAAGATGAATGAGGCTGCTGAG GAAGACAGACAGTTGAACAATCAAAAAAAGCCAGCActgaaaaaattaacattattacCTACTGTGGTTATGCACCTTAAAAA GCAGGAccttaaagaaacatttatcgACAGTGGTGTGATGTCTGCCATCAAAGAATGGCTTTCCCCTCTACCAGATAGGAGTTTGCCAGCACTAAAGATTCGAGAGGAGCTGTTGAAGATTCTGCAAGAG CTACCTAGTGTGAGCCAGGAGACCCTGAAGCATAGTGGGATTGGACGAGCAGTGATGTATCTCTATAAACACCCCAAGGAATCAAGGTCCAACAAGGATATGGCAGGGAAATTAATCA ATGAATGGTCACGGCCTATATTTGGTCTTACCTCAAACTACAAAGGTATgacaagagaggaaagagagcaaaGAGATCTAGAACAAATGCCTCAACGACGGAGAATGAATAG CACTGGTGGTCAGACACCCCGAAGAGACCTGGAAAAGGTGCTGACAGGGGAAGAGAA GGCTCTCAgacctggagatcctggattcTGTGCCCGTGCAAGGGTCCCCATGCCCTCAAACAAGGACTACGTTGTCAGACCTAAATGGAACGTGGAAATGGAGTCATCCAGG CCTGGTATTCTTAAAAAGGGCCTAAGCCGATTGGAAAAGCATAAGAGGCGATTTGCAGAACAGAAACGACTCAGCAAAGTGCATCGTGCTGTCAAGTTCAGCATTGAAGGCAACAGGATGCCCCTGTAG
- the IWS1 gene encoding protein IWS1 homolog isoform X8, translated as MDSEYYSGDQSDDGGATPVQDERDSGSDVEDDVNEQHSGSDTGSVERHSENEPSDREDGLNKRHHVTDSENDDPSNLNASDSESEELQRQKDSDSESEEHAEPPASDSENEDTNQHGSDSESEETRKLPVSDSENEELLNGHASDSENEDVRKHPASDSEVEELPKSPASDSETEDALKPQISDSESEEPQQHQASDSENEELPKPRISDSESEELPKPRVSDSESEEPQRTQASDSENEELPKPRISDSESEDPPPRHQASDSENEELPKPRISDSESEGPPRHQASDSENEELPKPRISDSESEDPPRNQASDSENEELPKPRVSDSESEEPQKGPASDSETEDASRHKQKPESDDDSDGENKGEDTEMQNDSFHSDSHIDRKRIQSSDSEEEEPKRPKIESDEDEEKVGEEEKVAKRKAAVLSDSEDEEKASKKSRVVSDADDSDSDVISDKSGKREKTLASDSEEEVGKEELSDKKNEEKDLFGSDSESGNEEENLIADIFGESGDEEEEEFTGFNQEDLEEEKSETQVKEAEDSDSDDNIKRGKHMDFLSDFEMMLQRKKSMSGKRRRNRDGGTFISDADDVVSAMIVKMNEAAEEDRQLNNQKKPALKKLTLLPTVVMHLKKQDLKETFIDSGVMSAIKEWLSPLPDRSLPALKIREELLKILQELPSVSQETLKHSGIGRAVMYLYKHPKESRSNKDMAGKLINEWSRPIFGLTSNYKGMTREEREQRDLEQMPQRRRMNSTGGQTPRRDLEKVLTGEEKALRPGDPGFCARARVPMPSNKDYVVRPKWNVEMESSRFQGTSKKGISRLDKQMRKFTDIRKKSRSAHAVKISIEGNKMPL; from the exons AATGAACCTAGTGATCGAGAAGATGGCCTCAACAAAAGACACCACGTGACAGATTCTGAGAATGATGATCCCTCAAATCTTAATGCCAGTGACTCTGAAAGTGAGGAGCTTCAAAGGCAAAAGGACAGTGACTCTGAATCTGAGGAGCACGCAGAGCCTCCTGCAAGTGATTCTGAAAATGAGGACACTAATCAGCATGGGAGTGACTCTGAGAGTGAGGAGACCAGGAAGCTACCTGTCAGTGACTCTGAAAATGAGGAACTTCTTAATGGGCATGCAAGTGACTCAGAAAATGAAGACGTTAGAAAGCATCCTGCCAGTGATTCAGAGGTGGAAGAGCTCCCCAAAAGTCCTGCCAGTGACTCTGAAACAGAGGATGCTCTAAAACCTCAAATCAGTGACTCTGAGAGTGAGGAACCCCAACAGCACCAAGCCAGTGATTCTGAAAATGAGGAACTTCCCAAACCTCGAATTAGTGATTCTGAAAGTGAGGAGCTTCCTAAGCCTCGGGTCAGTGACTCGGAAAGTGAGGAGCCTCAGAGGACTCAGGCCAGTGACTCTGAAAATGAGGAGCTTCCCAAGCCCCGTATCAGTGACTCAGAAAGTGAGGACCCGCCGCCAAGGCACCAAGCCAGTGACTCAGAAAACGAGGAGCTTCCCAAACCCCGTATCAGTGACTCAGAAAGTGAGGGTCCCCCGAGGCACCAAGCCAGTGACTCAGAAAATGAGGAGCTTCCCAAACCTCGGATTAGTGATTCGGAAAGTGAGGACCCCCCAAGGAACCAGGCCAGTGATTCAGAAAATGAGGAGCTTCCCAAGCCCCGAGTCAGTGACTCTGAGAGTGAGGAACCTCAGAAGGGACCTGCCAGTGATTCCGAAACTGAGGATGCCTCCAGACACAAACAGAAGCCAGAGTCAGATGATGACAGTGATGGGGAGAATAAGGGAGAGgatacagaaatgcaaaatgacTCCTTTCATTCAGATAGCCATATAGACAGAAAAAGGATCCAGAGTTCTGACAGTGAGGAGGAAGAACCCAAAAGGCCAAAAATTGAAAgtgatgaagatgaagaaaaagtaggagaggaggagaaggtagCAAAGCGAAAAGCTGCTGTGCTTTCTGATAgtgaagatgaagagaaagcat CAAAGAAGAGTCGTGTTGTCTCTGATGCAGATGACTCTGACAGTGATGTTATATCAGACAAATCAggcaaaagagagaagactctaGCATCTGACAGTGAAGAAGAAGTAGGGAAAGAAGAGTTGTctgataagaaaaatgaagagaaggatCTATTTGGGAGCGATAGTGAGTCGGGAAATGAAGAAGA aaATCTTATTGCAGACATATTTGGAGAATCTGGcgatgaagaggaagaagaatttaCA GGTTTTAACCAAGAagatttagaagaagaaaaaagtgaaaccCAAGTAAAAGAAGCAGAAGATTCAGATTCTGATGATAATATAAAGAGAGGAAAACA TATGGACTTTCTGTCGGATTTTGAGATGATGTTGCAGCGGAAAAAAAGCATGAGTGGCAAGCGCAGGCGTAACCGTGATGGTGGGACTTTTATTAGTGATGCTGACGACGTTGTGAGTGCCATGATTGTCAAGATGAATGAGGCTGCTGAG GAAGACAGACAGTTGAACAATCAAAAAAAGCCAGCActgaaaaaattaacattattacCTACTGTGGTTATGCACCTTAAAAA GCAGGAccttaaagaaacatttatcgACAGTGGTGTGATGTCTGCCATCAAAGAATGGCTTTCCCCTCTACCAGATAGGAGTTTGCCAGCACTAAAGATTCGAGAGGAGCTGTTGAAGATTCTGCAAGAG CTACCTAGTGTGAGCCAGGAGACCCTGAAGCATAGTGGGATTGGACGAGCAGTGATGTATCTCTATAAACACCCCAAGGAATCAAGGTCCAACAAGGATATGGCAGGGAAATTAATCA ATGAATGGTCACGGCCTATATTTGGTCTTACCTCAAACTACAAAGGTATgacaagagaggaaagagagcaaaGAGATCTAGAACAAATGCCTCAACGACGGAGAATGAATAG CACTGGTGGTCAGACACCCCGAAGAGACCTGGAAAAGGTGCTGACAGGGGAAGAGAA GGCTCTCAgacctggagatcctggattcTGTGCCCGTGCAAGGGTCCCCATGCCCTCAAACAAGGACTACGTTGTCAGACCTAAATGGAACGTGGAAATGGAGTCATCCAGG TTTCAGGGGACCTCCAAGAAGGGTATCAGTCGACTGGATAAACAGATGAGAAAGTTCACAGATATCAGGAAAAAAAGCAGATCTGCACACGCAGTGAAAATCAGCATCGAGGGCAATAAAATGCCATTGTGA
- the IWS1 gene encoding protein IWS1 homolog isoform X7: MDSEYYSGDQSDDGGATPVQDERDSGSDVEDDVNEQHSGSDTGSVERHSENEPSDREDGLNKRHHVTDSENDDPSNLNASDSESEELQRQKDSDSESEEHAEPPASDSENEDTNQHGSDSESEETRKLPVSDSENEELLNGHASDSENEDVRKHPASDSEVEELPKSPASDSETEDALKPQISDSESEEPQQHQASDSENEELPKPRISDSESEELPKPRVSDSESEEPQRTQASDSENEELPKPRISDSESEDPPPRHQASDSENEELPKPRISDSESEGPPRHQASDSENEELPKPRISDSESEDPPRNQASDSENEELPKPRVSDSESEEPQKGPASDSETEDASRHKQKPESDDDSDGENKGEDTEMQNDSFHSDSHIDRKRIQSSDSEEEEPKRPKIESDEDEEKVGEEEKVAKRKAAVLSDSEDEEKASAKKSRVVSDADDSDSDVISDKSGKREKTLASDSEEEVGKEELSDKKNEEKDLFGSDSESGNEEENLIADIFGESGDEEEEEFTGFNQEDLEEEKSETQVKEAEDSDSDDNIKRGKHMDFLSDFEMMLQRKKSMSGKRRRNRDGGTFISDADDVVSAMIVKMNEAAEEDRQLNNQKKPALKKLTLLPTVVMHLKKQDLKETFIDSGVMSAIKEWLSPLPDRSLPALKIREELLKILQELPSVSQETLKHSGIGRAVMYLYKHPKESRSNKDMAGKLINEWSRPIFGLTSNYKGMTREEREQRDLEQMPQRRRMNSTGGQTPRRDLEKVLTGEEKALRPGDPGFCARARVPMPSNKDYVVRPKWNVEMESSRFQGTSKKGISRLDKQMRKFTDIRKKSRSAHAVKISIEGNKMPL, translated from the exons AATGAACCTAGTGATCGAGAAGATGGCCTCAACAAAAGACACCACGTGACAGATTCTGAGAATGATGATCCCTCAAATCTTAATGCCAGTGACTCTGAAAGTGAGGAGCTTCAAAGGCAAAAGGACAGTGACTCTGAATCTGAGGAGCACGCAGAGCCTCCTGCAAGTGATTCTGAAAATGAGGACACTAATCAGCATGGGAGTGACTCTGAGAGTGAGGAGACCAGGAAGCTACCTGTCAGTGACTCTGAAAATGAGGAACTTCTTAATGGGCATGCAAGTGACTCAGAAAATGAAGACGTTAGAAAGCATCCTGCCAGTGATTCAGAGGTGGAAGAGCTCCCCAAAAGTCCTGCCAGTGACTCTGAAACAGAGGATGCTCTAAAACCTCAAATCAGTGACTCTGAGAGTGAGGAACCCCAACAGCACCAAGCCAGTGATTCTGAAAATGAGGAACTTCCCAAACCTCGAATTAGTGATTCTGAAAGTGAGGAGCTTCCTAAGCCTCGGGTCAGTGACTCGGAAAGTGAGGAGCCTCAGAGGACTCAGGCCAGTGACTCTGAAAATGAGGAGCTTCCCAAGCCCCGTATCAGTGACTCAGAAAGTGAGGACCCGCCGCCAAGGCACCAAGCCAGTGACTCAGAAAACGAGGAGCTTCCCAAACCCCGTATCAGTGACTCAGAAAGTGAGGGTCCCCCGAGGCACCAAGCCAGTGACTCAGAAAATGAGGAGCTTCCCAAACCTCGGATTAGTGATTCGGAAAGTGAGGACCCCCCAAGGAACCAGGCCAGTGATTCAGAAAATGAGGAGCTTCCCAAGCCCCGAGTCAGTGACTCTGAGAGTGAGGAACCTCAGAAGGGACCTGCCAGTGATTCCGAAACTGAGGATGCCTCCAGACACAAACAGAAGCCAGAGTCAGATGATGACAGTGATGGGGAGAATAAGGGAGAGgatacagaaatgcaaaatgacTCCTTTCATTCAGATAGCCATATAGACAGAAAAAGGATCCAGAGTTCTGACAGTGAGGAGGAAGAACCCAAAAGGCCAAAAATTGAAAgtgatgaagatgaagaaaaagtaggagaggaggagaaggtagCAAAGCGAAAAGCTGCTGTGCTTTCTGATAgtgaagatgaagagaaagcat CAGCAAAGAAGAGTCGTGTTGTCTCTGATGCAGATGACTCTGACAGTGATGTTATATCAGACAAATCAggcaaaagagagaagactctaGCATCTGACAGTGAAGAAGAAGTAGGGAAAGAAGAGTTGTctgataagaaaaatgaagagaaggatCTATTTGGGAGCGATAGTGAGTCGGGAAATGAAGAAGA aaATCTTATTGCAGACATATTTGGAGAATCTGGcgatgaagaggaagaagaatttaCA GGTTTTAACCAAGAagatttagaagaagaaaaaagtgaaaccCAAGTAAAAGAAGCAGAAGATTCAGATTCTGATGATAATATAAAGAGAGGAAAACA TATGGACTTTCTGTCGGATTTTGAGATGATGTTGCAGCGGAAAAAAAGCATGAGTGGCAAGCGCAGGCGTAACCGTGATGGTGGGACTTTTATTAGTGATGCTGACGACGTTGTGAGTGCCATGATTGTCAAGATGAATGAGGCTGCTGAG GAAGACAGACAGTTGAACAATCAAAAAAAGCCAGCActgaaaaaattaacattattacCTACTGTGGTTATGCACCTTAAAAA GCAGGAccttaaagaaacatttatcgACAGTGGTGTGATGTCTGCCATCAAAGAATGGCTTTCCCCTCTACCAGATAGGAGTTTGCCAGCACTAAAGATTCGAGAGGAGCTGTTGAAGATTCTGCAAGAG CTACCTAGTGTGAGCCAGGAGACCCTGAAGCATAGTGGGATTGGACGAGCAGTGATGTATCTCTATAAACACCCCAAGGAATCAAGGTCCAACAAGGATATGGCAGGGAAATTAATCA ATGAATGGTCACGGCCTATATTTGGTCTTACCTCAAACTACAAAGGTATgacaagagaggaaagagagcaaaGAGATCTAGAACAAATGCCTCAACGACGGAGAATGAATAG CACTGGTGGTCAGACACCCCGAAGAGACCTGGAAAAGGTGCTGACAGGGGAAGAGAA GGCTCTCAgacctggagatcctggattcTGTGCCCGTGCAAGGGTCCCCATGCCCTCAAACAAGGACTACGTTGTCAGACCTAAATGGAACGTGGAAATGGAGTCATCCAGG TTTCAGGGGACCTCCAAGAAGGGTATCAGTCGACTGGATAAACAGATGAGAAAGTTCACAGATATCAGGAAAAAAAGCAGATCTGCACACGCAGTGAAAATCAGCATCGAGGGCAATAAAATGCCATTGTGA
- the IWS1 gene encoding protein IWS1 homolog isoform X9 produces the protein MDSEYYSGDQSDDGGATPVQDERDSGSDVEDDVNEQHSGSDTGSVERHSENEPSDREDGLNKRHHVTDSENDDPSNLNASDSESEELQRQKDSDSESEEHAEPPASDSENEDTNQHGSDSESEETRKLPVSDSENEELLNGHASDSENEDVRKHPASDSEVEELPKSPASDSETEDALKPQISDSESEEPQQHQASDSENEELPKPRISDSESEELPKPRVSDSESEEPQRTQASDSENEELPKPRISDSESEDPPPRHQASDSENEELPKPRISDSESEGPPRHQASDSENEELPKPRISDSESEDPPRNQASDSENEELPKPRVSDSESEEPQKGPASDSETEDASRHKQKPESDDDSDGENKGEDTEMQNDSFHSDSHIDRKRIQSSDSEEEEPKRPKIESDEDEEKVGEEEKVAKRKAAVLSDSEDEEKASAKKSRVVSDADDSDSDVISDKSGKREKTLASDSEEEVGKEELSDKKNEEKDLFGSDSESGNEEENLIADIFGESGDEEEEEFTGFNQEDLEEEKSETQVKEAEDSDSDDNIKRGKHMDFLSDFEMMLQRKKSMSGKRRRNRDGGTFISDADDVVSAMIVKMNEAAEEDRQLNNQKKPALKKLTLLPTVVMHLKKQDLKETFIDSGVMSAIKEWLSPLPDRSLPALKIREELLKILQELPSVSQETLKHSGIGRAVMYLYKHPKESRSNKDMAGKLINEWSRPIFGLTSNYKGMTREEREQRDLEQMPQRRRMNSTGGQTPRRDLEKVLTGEEKALRPGDPGFCARARVPMPSNKDYVVRPKWNVEMESSRPGILKKGLSRLEKHKRRFAEQKRLSKVHRAVKFSIEGNRMPL, from the exons AATGAACCTAGTGATCGAGAAGATGGCCTCAACAAAAGACACCACGTGACAGATTCTGAGAATGATGATCCCTCAAATCTTAATGCCAGTGACTCTGAAAGTGAGGAGCTTCAAAGGCAAAAGGACAGTGACTCTGAATCTGAGGAGCACGCAGAGCCTCCTGCAAGTGATTCTGAAAATGAGGACACTAATCAGCATGGGAGTGACTCTGAGAGTGAGGAGACCAGGAAGCTACCTGTCAGTGACTCTGAAAATGAGGAACTTCTTAATGGGCATGCAAGTGACTCAGAAAATGAAGACGTTAGAAAGCATCCTGCCAGTGATTCAGAGGTGGAAGAGCTCCCCAAAAGTCCTGCCAGTGACTCTGAAACAGAGGATGCTCTAAAACCTCAAATCAGTGACTCTGAGAGTGAGGAACCCCAACAGCACCAAGCCAGTGATTCTGAAAATGAGGAACTTCCCAAACCTCGAATTAGTGATTCTGAAAGTGAGGAGCTTCCTAAGCCTCGGGTCAGTGACTCGGAAAGTGAGGAGCCTCAGAGGACTCAGGCCAGTGACTCTGAAAATGAGGAGCTTCCCAAGCCCCGTATCAGTGACTCAGAAAGTGAGGACCCGCCGCCAAGGCACCAAGCCAGTGACTCAGAAAACGAGGAGCTTCCCAAACCCCGTATCAGTGACTCAGAAAGTGAGGGTCCCCCGAGGCACCAAGCCAGTGACTCAGAAAATGAGGAGCTTCCCAAACCTCGGATTAGTGATTCGGAAAGTGAGGACCCCCCAAGGAACCAGGCCAGTGATTCAGAAAATGAGGAGCTTCCCAAGCCCCGAGTCAGTGACTCTGAGAGTGAGGAACCTCAGAAGGGACCTGCCAGTGATTCCGAAACTGAGGATGCCTCCAGACACAAACAGAAGCCAGAGTCAGATGATGACAGTGATGGGGAGAATAAGGGAGAGgatacagaaatgcaaaatgacTCCTTTCATTCAGATAGCCATATAGACAGAAAAAGGATCCAGAGTTCTGACAGTGAGGAGGAAGAACCCAAAAGGCCAAAAATTGAAAgtgatgaagatgaagaaaaagtaggagaggaggagaaggtagCAAAGCGAAAAGCTGCTGTGCTTTCTGATAgtgaagatgaagagaaagcat CAGCAAAGAAGAGTCGTGTTGTCTCTGATGCAGATGACTCTGACAGTGATGTTATATCAGACAAATCAggcaaaagagagaagactctaGCATCTGACAGTGAAGAAGAAGTAGGGAAAGAAGAGTTGTctgataagaaaaatgaagagaaggatCTATTTGGGAGCGATAGTGAGTCGGGAAATGAAGAAGA aaATCTTATTGCAGACATATTTGGAGAATCTGGcgatgaagaggaagaagaatttaCA GGTTTTAACCAAGAagatttagaagaagaaaaaagtgaaaccCAAGTAAAAGAAGCAGAAGATTCAGATTCTGATGATAATATAAAGAGAGGAAAACA TATGGACTTTCTGTCGGATTTTGAGATGATGTTGCAGCGGAAAAAAAGCATGAGTGGCAAGCGCAGGCGTAACCGTGATGGTGGGACTTTTATTAGTGATGCTGACGACGTTGTGAGTGCCATGATTGTCAAGATGAATGAGGCTGCTGAG GAAGACAGACAGTTGAACAATCAAAAAAAGCCAGCActgaaaaaattaacattattacCTACTGTGGTTATGCACCTTAAAAA GCAGGAccttaaagaaacatttatcgACAGTGGTGTGATGTCTGCCATCAAAGAATGGCTTTCCCCTCTACCAGATAGGAGTTTGCCAGCACTAAAGATTCGAGAGGAGCTGTTGAAGATTCTGCAAGAG CTACCTAGTGTGAGCCAGGAGACCCTGAAGCATAGTGGGATTGGACGAGCAGTGATGTATCTCTATAAACACCCCAAGGAATCAAGGTCCAACAAGGATATGGCAGGGAAATTAATCA ATGAATGGTCACGGCCTATATTTGGTCTTACCTCAAACTACAAAGGTATgacaagagaggaaagagagcaaaGAGATCTAGAACAAATGCCTCAACGACGGAGAATGAATAG CACTGGTGGTCAGACACCCCGAAGAGACCTGGAAAAGGTGCTGACAGGGGAAGAGAA GGCTCTCAgacctggagatcctggattcTGTGCCCGTGCAAGGGTCCCCATGCCCTCAAACAAGGACTACGTTGTCAGACCTAAATGGAACGTGGAAATGGAGTCATCCAGG CCTGGTATTCTTAAAAAGGGCCTAAGCCGATTGGAAAAGCATAAGAGGCGATTTGCAGAACAGAAACGACTCAGCAAAGTGCATCGTGCTGTCAAGTTCAGCATTGAAGGCAACAGGATGCCCCTGTAG